From a region of the Candidatus Omnitrophota bacterium genome:
- the rplQ gene encoding 50S ribosomal protein L17, translated as MRHGKRNQRLSKPTDQREALIHGMMQGLIIHRRVKTTYARAKEAQRLADRLVTWGKEGSVHSRRLAFRILQNRTLVKHLFADIAPVFVDVQGGYTRVTRLNFRRGDGAQEAVLTFSLDAALHQTAPAPKTSAAAVVAPAAGQAPASPAEQETEKPKGFLEGLRGLWTRKKKGL; from the coding sequence ATGAGGCACGGAAAGCGAAACCAGCGGCTCTCCAAACCGACGGATCAGCGCGAGGCGCTGATCCACGGGATGATGCAGGGGCTGATTATTCACCGCCGAGTGAAGACCACCTACGCCAGGGCCAAGGAAGCGCAGCGCCTGGCGGATCGACTGGTCACGTGGGGCAAGGAGGGCAGCGTGCATTCCCGGCGGCTCGCCTTTCGGATTCTGCAGAACCGCACGCTGGTCAAGCATTTGTTTGCCGATATCGCCCCGGTGTTCGTCGATGTCCAGGGAGGCTACACGAGAGTCACTCGGCTGAATTTCCGACGGGGCGACGGCGCCCAGGAAGCCGTCTTGACGTTTAGCCTTGACGCCGCCCTTCACCAGACGGCTCCTGCCCCGAAGACCAGCGCTGCCGCAGTGGTAGCTCCTGCCGCAGGGCAAGCGCCCGCGTCGCCCGCGGAGCAGGAGACGGAGAAGCCGAAAGGATTTCTTGAGGGGTTGCGTGGCCTATGGACTCGAAAAAAGAAGGGCTTGTAG
- a CDS encoding pyridoxal phosphate-dependent aminotransferase encodes MDSKKEGLVDGRGRIAERLAHIESSPTLALSAKAKALAKAGKPVLDFTAGEPDGPTPDHVKRAAIQAIEANHTRYTPIAGIPELRSAIAETLNRQHHTRYAPSQTVVSCGAKHSLYNIVQALCQPGDEVVVFSPYWVSYPPMVELAGAAPVIVPTTERDGFLPDPQRMAGALTPATKAIVLNSPSNPTGAVIDDARLRAIANIVRERNLIVISDEIYDQLVYPPAIHRSLVAVAPELADHIILVGGVSKTYSMTGWRIGWAVAPQALADAMINLQSHSTSNPTSISQYAALAALTGDQQPLAQMRAEFERRRDRIVQGLNRIPALRCAVPGGAFYAWCNVSGLGQSADRTAAEWLEQAFVAVVPGEGFGAPGYVRFSFATSMKNIDEGLERLSAWRKERG; translated from the coding sequence ATGGACTCGAAAAAAGAAGGGCTTGTAGACGGGCGAGGGCGGATCGCCGAACGCCTTGCGCACATTGAAAGCTCGCCCACCCTCGCGTTGTCGGCAAAAGCCAAAGCGCTGGCCAAGGCCGGCAAACCCGTGCTGGATTTTACCGCCGGGGAACCGGATGGGCCTACGCCTGACCACGTCAAGCGCGCGGCCATTCAGGCGATTGAAGCCAATCACACCCGGTATACGCCCATCGCCGGGATCCCTGAGTTGCGCAGCGCGATTGCCGAAACGCTGAACCGCCAGCATCACACGCGGTACGCCCCGTCCCAAACCGTCGTCTCCTGCGGAGCCAAGCATTCGCTCTACAACATCGTTCAGGCCCTGTGCCAGCCCGGCGATGAGGTTGTGGTGTTCTCTCCGTATTGGGTGAGCTACCCGCCGATGGTGGAGCTGGCCGGAGCCGCACCCGTCATCGTGCCCACGACGGAGCGTGACGGATTTCTCCCTGACCCCCAGCGGATGGCGGGAGCACTCACGCCGGCCACGAAAGCGATCGTCCTGAACAGCCCCAGCAATCCGACCGGGGCGGTCATCGACGACGCCAGGCTGCGCGCCATCGCCAACATCGTGCGCGAGCGCAACCTCATCGTGATCAGCGATGAGATCTATGACCAGCTGGTCTATCCGCCCGCCATCCATCGCTCGCTCGTCGCGGTGGCTCCGGAGCTGGCCGATCACATCATCCTCGTTGGCGGCGTGTCAAAAACCTATAGCATGACCGGTTGGCGGATCGGCTGGGCCGTAGCTCCGCAAGCGCTGGCCGATGCCATGATCAATCTGCAGAGCCATTCGACGTCCAATCCCACGTCTATCAGCCAGTACGCCGCGTTGGCAGCGCTCACCGGTGATCAGCAGCCGCTGGCACAGATGCGCGCCGAGTTTGAGCGGCGGCGGGATCGGATCGTCCAAGGGCTCAATCGGATTCCTGCGCTGCGCTGCGCAGTCCCCGGAGGAGCCTTTTACGCGTGGTGCAACGTCTCCGGCCTTGGCCAATCGGCGGATCGCACCGCCGCAGAATGGCTGGAGCAGGCCTTTGTCGCCGTCGTGCCGGGCGAGGGCTTCGGCGCGCCAGGGTATGTCCGATTCAGCTTCGCGACGTCGATGAAGAACATCGACGAAGGGCTTGAACGGCTGTCCGCCTGGCGCAAAGAGCGCGGATGA
- a CDS encoding isocitrate/isopropylmalate dehydrogenase family protein: MMHRVTFIPGDGIGPEVAWAARRCLEATGIAVHWDERQAGEEAIKAFNTPLPEETLKSIQDNRLALKGPITTPIGTGFRSVNVALRKQLNLFACVRPCRTYAGVRSPFQQVNIILVRENTEDLYAGIEFAAGEPYTRQLIAQLTEQSKQPIQPDAGISIKPISTTASERIITFACEYALSHGRKKVTAIHKANIMKFTDGLFMQAARKMAPRYAGRLTIEDRLVDATCMQLVLRPHEFDVLVLPNLYGDILSDLCAGLVGGLGVAPGANIGEGIAVFEAVHGSAPKYAGLNKVNPAAMILSAVMMLDYLGEHDAAQRLDAAVAAVLKDGAAVTYDLKPERNDPTAVGTKEMTEAIIEKLKTVNVRVT; encoded by the coding sequence ATGATGCACCGCGTCACATTTATTCCGGGGGATGGCATCGGTCCTGAGGTCGCTTGGGCGGCTCGACGCTGCCTGGAGGCCACGGGCATCGCCGTTCATTGGGATGAACGTCAGGCAGGTGAGGAGGCCATCAAAGCGTTCAACACCCCGCTGCCGGAGGAGACCCTCAAGTCGATTCAGGACAACCGGCTCGCGCTCAAGGGCCCGATCACGACACCGATTGGCACTGGCTTTCGCTCGGTCAATGTCGCCTTGCGCAAGCAATTGAATCTCTTTGCCTGCGTGCGGCCCTGCCGGACCTACGCCGGCGTGCGCAGCCCGTTTCAGCAGGTGAACATCATCTTGGTGCGTGAAAATACCGAGGATCTGTACGCCGGCATCGAGTTCGCCGCAGGAGAGCCCTACACGCGTCAGCTCATCGCCCAGCTCACCGAGCAATCGAAGCAGCCCATCCAACCGGATGCCGGAATTAGCATCAAGCCGATCTCCACCACCGCTTCGGAGCGCATCATCACCTTCGCCTGCGAGTATGCGCTCTCGCATGGCCGCAAGAAGGTCACCGCGATCCATAAGGCCAACATCATGAAATTCACCGATGGGCTCTTCATGCAGGCCGCGCGGAAGATGGCTCCACGGTACGCAGGGCGCCTCACCATCGAGGATCGGCTGGTCGACGCCACCTGCATGCAGCTCGTGCTGCGGCCGCATGAGTTTGACGTGCTGGTCTTGCCGAATCTCTATGGCGACATCCTCTCCGACTTGTGCGCAGGACTCGTCGGCGGCCTGGGAGTCGCCCCGGGGGCCAACATCGGCGAGGGCATCGCGGTCTTTGAGGCGGTGCATGGGAGCGCCCCGAAATACGCCGGGCTCAACAAGGTGAACCCCGCGGCGATGATTCTCTCCGCCGTGATGATGCTGGACTATCTTGGCGAGCACGACGCGGCCCAGCGGCTCGATGCGGCCGTGGCGGCGGTGCTGAAAGACGGCGCGGCCGTGACGTACGATCTGAAGCCAGAGCGCAATGATCCGACCGCTGTCGGCACGAAAGAAATGACCGAGGCCATCATCGAGAAGCTGAAAACCGTGAACGTGCGCGTGACCTGA